The proteins below come from a single Streptomyces sp. M92 genomic window:
- a CDS encoding HD-GYP domain-containing protein: MDAVPVRARVYVAGVVLAALVSLHPLPRTHTPWWAVLLLAGLYAGSELVARSRFVGTCYPVLLAGAFLLPPPAAALVALPGALLSPVAQRPFVLRRIWRAAQLTLAVWAAARVHWEYGGRDAVVAPDFPYALVPAGAAVLAFCLVLTVLDGGILLLADRVPARRAWRGLFSRSLGPIAVHGLAGLMMAVLWRSPYGPVAALLVLLPMCVAWWAFAQYHRERAAHQATIRALVQAVDIKDGYTRGHSERVGQASMMIARELGMDDDRVETLRFAGILHDVGKLGVPTRLLRKDGPLTPEERRVIELHPEYGHEMVRGIRFLGEARAAVLHHHERLDGSGYPYGLAGDRIPESARVVAVADAFDAMTSTRSYSRARPVTVAVAELQRCAGAQFDPRMVGALVRALGRHGWRPAVTSDGGPPPPAGVPAGRTGEARDGVGKGAS, translated from the coding sequence ATGGACGCGGTACCGGTGCGGGCGCGTGTGTACGTCGCCGGTGTCGTTCTCGCCGCGCTGGTCAGCCTGCATCCGCTGCCCCGGACCCACACGCCGTGGTGGGCCGTGCTCCTGCTCGCCGGGCTGTACGCGGGCTCGGAGCTGGTCGCCCGGTCCCGTTTCGTCGGAACCTGCTACCCCGTGCTGCTCGCCGGGGCGTTCCTGCTGCCGCCGCCGGCCGCCGCGCTCGTGGCACTGCCCGGGGCGCTGCTGTCCCCGGTGGCGCAGCGGCCCTTCGTGCTCCGGCGGATCTGGCGGGCCGCGCAGCTGACGCTCGCCGTCTGGGCCGCCGCCCGGGTGCACTGGGAGTACGGCGGCCGGGACGCGGTCGTCGCCCCCGACTTCCCCTACGCGCTCGTCCCGGCCGGCGCCGCGGTACTGGCGTTCTGCCTGGTGCTGACCGTCCTGGACGGCGGCATCCTGCTCCTGGCCGACCGGGTGCCCGCGCGGCGGGCCTGGCGAGGGCTGTTCTCCCGTTCGCTCGGGCCGATCGCCGTGCACGGGCTCGCCGGGCTCATGATGGCCGTCCTGTGGCGCAGCCCCTACGGCCCCGTCGCCGCGCTGCTCGTGCTGCTGCCGATGTGCGTGGCGTGGTGGGCGTTCGCCCAGTACCACCGGGAACGGGCCGCGCACCAGGCGACCATCCGCGCCCTCGTGCAGGCCGTCGACATCAAGGACGGCTACACGCGCGGGCACAGCGAGCGCGTCGGCCAGGCCTCGATGATGATCGCCCGCGAGCTGGGCATGGACGACGACCGCGTCGAGACGCTCCGCTTCGCCGGCATCCTGCACGACGTGGGCAAGCTCGGGGTGCCCACCCGGCTGCTGCGCAAGGACGGGCCGCTGACGCCCGAGGAGCGCCGCGTGATCGAACTGCACCCCGAGTACGGGCACGAGATGGTGCGCGGCATCCGCTTCCTGGGGGAGGCCAGGGCCGCCGTCCTCCACCACCACGAACGGCTGGACGGCAGCGGCTACCCCTACGGACTGGCCGGCGACCGCATCCCCGAGTCGGCCCGGGTGGTGGCCGTCGCCGACGCCTTCGACGCGATGACGTCCACGCGTTCCTACAGCAGGGCCCGGCCCGTCACGGTGGCCGTGGCGGAGCTCCAGCGGTGCGCCGGGGCACAGTTCGACCCGCGCATGGTGGGGGCGCTGGTCCGGGCCCTGGGCCGGCACGGCTGGCGTCCGGCGGTGACGTCCGACGGCGGGCCGCCGCCCCCTGCAGGGGTGCCCGCGGGCCGGACCGGTGAGGCACGGGACGGCGTGGGCAAGGGGGCGTCGTGA
- a CDS encoding tetratricopeptide repeat protein, with amino-acid sequence MRIFGKGRHRPSASWRQATDRAFTLIGDGRYEDAGALLTRAADLEPWLSESWFNLALLHKFRHDWEQARAAGLRAVALLDRDTGAPDWWNVGIAATALQDWPLARRAWQAYGLRTPGAATDAGEPLGMDLGSAAVRLSPEGEAEVVWGRRLDPARMEVLSIPLPSSGRRWGEVVLHDGVPHGERTTTAGHSFPVFDEIELWAPSPVPTWVVLLEAATESDRDALEQLAADAGFAAEDWSSSVRLLCRMCSESRMPSDEGDGEHLDPHDHSEPGHPGPLGHRTDGQLWVPERECGVAAPAGLVKGLLDGWVADSPDSRDWRDLEEVC; translated from the coding sequence GTGAGGATCTTCGGCAAGGGACGGCACCGGCCCTCCGCCTCCTGGCGGCAGGCCACCGACCGCGCGTTCACGCTGATCGGCGACGGTCGCTACGAGGACGCGGGCGCTCTGCTGACGCGCGCCGCCGACCTGGAACCGTGGCTGTCGGAGTCGTGGTTCAACCTCGCGCTGCTGCACAAGTTCCGGCACGACTGGGAGCAGGCGAGAGCGGCGGGCCTGCGGGCCGTGGCGCTGCTCGACCGGGACACCGGTGCGCCCGACTGGTGGAACGTCGGCATCGCCGCGACCGCCCTCCAGGACTGGCCGCTGGCCCGCCGCGCCTGGCAGGCCTACGGACTGCGCACCCCGGGGGCCGCCACCGATGCCGGGGAGCCGCTCGGCATGGACCTCGGCAGCGCGGCCGTACGGCTGTCCCCGGAAGGGGAGGCCGAGGTCGTGTGGGGGCGGCGGCTGGACCCCGCCCGGATGGAGGTGCTGTCCATCCCGCTGCCGTCCTCCGGGCGCCGCTGGGGCGAGGTCGTCCTCCACGACGGCGTGCCGCACGGGGAGCGGACCACCACCGCCGGACACTCCTTCCCCGTCTTCGACGAGATCGAGCTGTGGGCGCCCTCGCCCGTGCCCACCTGGGTGGTCCTCCTGGAGGCCGCCACCGAGTCCGACCGGGACGCCCTGGAGCAGCTCGCCGCCGACGCCGGGTTCGCCGCCGAGGACTGGTCGTCGTCCGTGCGGCTGCTGTGCCGGATGTGCTCGGAGTCCCGGATGCCCTCCGACGAGGGCGACGGCGAGCACCTCGACCCGCACGACCACAGCGAGCCCGGTCATCCGGGGCCGCTCGGCCACCGCACCGACGGGCAGCTGTGGGTGCCGGAGCGGGAGTGCGGGGTGGCCGCGCCGGCGGGACTGGTGAAGGGGTTGCTGGACGGATGGGTGGCCGACAGTCCGGATTCGCGTGACTGGCGGGACCTGGAAGAGGTCTGCTGA
- the def gene encoding peptide deformylase, whose product MAQQDTDQQHAGVLPVDDEGFVVDTEDCEERETAWRERGTSRPITVVGNPVLHKECADVTDFGEEFQQLVADMFASQRTAEGVGLAANQIGVSKKVFVYDCPDDQGVRHVGVVCNPKLVELPADRRSLDDSNEGCLSVPTAYAPLARPDYAEVTGQDEKGNPVRVRGTGYFARCLQHETDHLYGYLYIDRLSKRERKDALRQMAENEPRYPVVAND is encoded by the coding sequence ATGGCCCAGCAGGACACCGATCAGCAGCACGCGGGCGTGCTCCCCGTCGACGACGAGGGGTTCGTCGTCGACACCGAGGACTGCGAGGAGCGCGAGACCGCGTGGCGTGAGCGCGGCACCTCCCGGCCGATCACGGTGGTCGGCAACCCGGTGCTGCACAAGGAGTGCGCGGACGTCACCGACTTCGGCGAGGAGTTCCAGCAGCTGGTCGCGGACATGTTCGCCAGCCAGCGCACCGCCGAGGGCGTGGGCCTGGCCGCCAACCAGATCGGTGTGTCGAAGAAGGTCTTCGTCTACGACTGCCCCGACGACCAGGGCGTGCGCCACGTCGGCGTGGTCTGCAACCCGAAGCTCGTGGAGCTGCCCGCCGACCGGCGCAGCCTGGACGACAGCAACGAGGGCTGCCTGTCCGTGCCGACCGCCTACGCGCCGCTCGCCCGCCCCGACTACGCCGAGGTGACCGGGCAGGACGAGAAGGGCAACCCGGTCCGGGTGCGCGGCACCGGCTACTTCGCACGGTGTTTGCAGCACGAGACGGACCACCTGTACGGGTACCTCTACATCGATCGGCTCTCGAAGCGCGAACGCAAGGACGCGCTGCGGCAGATGGCCGAGAACGAGCCGCGCTACCCCGTGGTCGCGAACGACTGA
- the rsrA gene encoding mycothiol system anti-sigma-R factor, translating to MSCGEPHETDCSEILDHLYEFLDKEMPDSDCVKFEHHFEECSPCLEKYGLEQAVKKLVKRCCGQDDVPGDLRSKVMGRIDLIRSGQSVPEHDVTAAPPAPQES from the coding sequence ATGAGCTGCGGAGAGCCGCACGAAACGGATTGCAGCGAAATCCTCGATCATCTCTACGAGTTCCTCGACAAGGAGATGCCGGACTCGGACTGCGTGAAGTTCGAGCACCACTTCGAGGAGTGCTCGCCCTGCCTGGAGAAGTACGGGCTGGAGCAGGCCGTGAAGAAGCTGGTCAAGCGGTGCTGCGGACAGGACGACGTGCCGGGTGACCTGCGTTCCAAGGTCATGGGCCGGATCGACCTGATCCGCTCCGGGCAGTCGGTGCCCGAGCACGACGTGACGGCCGCGCCGCCGGCTCCGCAGGAGTCCTGA
- a CDS encoding metal-dependent phosphohydrolase, with amino-acid sequence MTPDRRRCPAPLLLIPAGAGLLALGCLATVLWSGLAQRPVALAFAALVALGELTRRTGADTRETAPLAAAGALAYALLGHVAGTPADHGVAQTVTVVLAASLLGSVPHIARGGGPVLDHLARRVLTAAFAAVCFQPLSTQGVSRDWGGPAQALLLIALLVLTALCDALLAAAPAHARTGWPFGPLLREELRGMLGITSAVCATGAVMALAVAVAGLWALPVFSVPLLLTQLSYRRYAAVRATYRQTIASLARATEIAGYTPAGHARRVAELSSAVGRELGLSGTGLTVLEYAALMHDIGQLSLVDPVPAGATAALPVTEQRRIALLGGAVVRQTGVDAAVAVVVERQADPCREQPVAARIVRAVNAYEEKVRGAGPGGGLAALEELRLAPADDYAPDVVEALARVLSRGSLSVPAAG; translated from the coding sequence GTGACGCCGGACCGACGGCGGTGTCCGGCGCCGCTCCTCCTGATACCCGCCGGCGCGGGGCTCCTCGCGCTCGGCTGCCTCGCCACCGTGCTCTGGTCGGGGCTCGCGCAGCGGCCCGTCGCCCTCGCCTTCGCCGCCCTGGTCGCCCTCGGCGAACTCACCCGGCGCACCGGTGCCGACACCCGGGAGACCGCGCCCCTGGCGGCCGCCGGTGCGCTGGCGTACGCGCTGCTCGGGCACGTCGCCGGGACGCCCGCCGACCACGGCGTCGCCCAGACCGTCACGGTCGTGCTCGCCGCCTCGCTGCTCGGCAGCGTGCCGCACATCGCGCGCGGCGGCGGGCCCGTCCTCGACCACCTGGCGCGGCGCGTGCTCACCGCCGCCTTCGCCGCCGTGTGCTTCCAGCCGCTGTCCACCCAGGGCGTCTCCCGCGACTGGGGCGGCCCCGCCCAGGCGCTGCTGCTGATCGCGCTGCTCGTCCTGACCGCGCTGTGCGACGCCCTGCTCGCCGCGGCACCCGCGCACGCCCGCACCGGCTGGCCCTTCGGCCCGCTGCTGCGCGAGGAGCTGCGCGGCATGCTCGGCATCACCTCCGCGGTGTGCGCCACGGGCGCGGTGATGGCGCTGGCGGTGGCCGTCGCGGGACTGTGGGCGCTGCCCGTCTTCAGCGTGCCGCTGCTGCTCACCCAGCTGTCCTACCGGCGCTACGCGGCCGTCCGCGCCACCTACCGGCAGACCATCGCCTCCCTGGCCCGGGCGACCGAGATCGCCGGGTACACCCCGGCCGGGCACGCCCGCCGCGTCGCCGAGCTCAGCAGCGCCGTGGGACGGGAACTGGGGCTGTCCGGCACCGGGCTGACCGTCCTCGAGTACGCGGCCCTCATGCACGACATCGGCCAGCTGAGCCTGGTCGACCCGGTCCCGGCGGGAGCCACCGCAGCCCTGCCCGTGACCGAGCAGCGGCGGATCGCGCTGCTCGGCGGGGCCGTCGTCCGCCAGACCGGCGTCGACGCGGCGGTCGCGGTGGTGGTGGAGCGGCAGGCCGACCCGTGCCGGGAGCAGCCGGTCGCCGCACGCATCGTGCGGGCCGTCAACGCCTACGAGGAGAAGGTACGGGGCGCGGGTCCCGGCGGCGGTCTCGCGGCGCTGGAGGAGCTGCGGCTGGCCCCCGCGGACGACTACGCTCCCGACGTCGTGGAGGCACTGGCCCGAGTGCTGTCACGAGGCAGCCTTAGCGTGCCCGCGGCTGGGTAA